The Manihot esculenta cultivar AM560-2 chromosome 1, M.esculenta_v8, whole genome shotgun sequence genome has a window encoding:
- the LOC110601456 gene encoding putative pentatricopeptide repeat-containing protein At3g47840, with product MALALRPSMRGLCRLSSLASTQCKDPLVAYSAPNDLSLRIQPLFPLNMLEVNSQLKHLVKTDRLEDARQMFDKMRSRDEISWTTIISGYVNATDTTEALTLFSKMWVEPGLHMDPFILSLALKACGLSLCASFGESMHAYSVKTDFVNSVFVGSALLDMYMKVGKIEQGCRVFREMPVRNVVSWTAIITGLVHAGYSKEGLVYFSEMWRSKVVCDSYTFAIALKACADSGALNYGREIHCQILKRSLEASSFVANTLATVYNKCGKLDYGSYLFEKMTIRNVVSWTMIITTYTQIGQEENALRAFIRMQEIGVRPNEYTFAAVISGCANLARIEWGEQLHAHMLSQGLMGSPSVANSIMTMYSKCGQLISTAIVFQELTRRDIVSWSTIIAGYSQEGCAEEAFEHLSWMRREGPKPNEFTLASVLSVCGNMAILEQGKQLHAHALHVGLEETAMVRSSLINMYSKCGSLKEASKIFDEADDDDIVSWTAMINGYAEHGRSQEAINLFEKIPQNGLRPDSVTFIGVLTACSHAGLVDLGFHYFNSMRNEYQIYPSKEHYGCMIDLLCRAGRLSDAESMIKSMPFQKDDVVWSTLLRACRVHGDVDCGRRTAEKILELDPNCAATHITLANIYAAKGRWNEAANARKQMKLKGIIKEPGWSWIKVKDRVSTFTSRDQSHPQGEDIYKMLDLLVSKAEKPVLEIDSLNDANY from the coding sequence ATGGCTTTGGCCTTAAGGCCTTCTATGAGAGGATTATGTAGACTCTCAAGCCTTGCTTCTACCCAGTGCAAAGACCCGTTGGTTGCATATTCAGCACCAAATGACTTATCTTTAAGAATCCAacccctttttcccttgaacaTGCTTGAAGTCAACTCCCAATTGAAGCATCTGGTTAAAACCGATCGCTTGGAAGACGCTCGCCAAATGTTTGATAAAATGCGTTCCAGAGACGAGATCTCGTGGACTACAATTATATCTGGATATGTCAACGCCACGGACACCACTGAGGCCTTAACGTTGTTCTCCAAAATGTGGGTTGAGCCTGGACTCCACATGGACCCCTTTATACTAAGCCTTGCACTAAAAGCTTGTGGGCTCAGTTTGTGTGCGAGTTTTGGTGAATCGATGCATGCGTATTCGGTAAAAACCGATTTTGTCAACTCAGTTTTTGTGGGGAGTGCCCTTCTGGATATGTACATGAAAGTTGGTAAAATTGAACAAGGCTGCAGGGTGTTTCGTGAGATGCCTGTAAGAAATGTAGTGTCCTGGACTGCAATTATAACAGGGCTTGTTCATGCTGGTTACAGTAAGGAGGGGCTGGTTTACTTCTCTGAAATGTGGAGATCAAAGGTGGTCTGTGACTCCTATACATTTGCTATTGCATTAAAGGCATGTGCTGATTCGGGTGCTTTGAATTATGGGAGAGAGATTCATTGTCAAATATTGAAGAGAAGCCTTGAAGCAAGCTCATTTGTGGCCAACACTCTTGCTACCGTGTATAACAAATGTGGGAAGTTGGACTATGGTTCATATTTGTTTGAGAAGATGACCATAAGGAATGTGGTTTCCTGGACAATGATCATAACCACATATACTCAGATTGGTCAAGAGGAAAATGCTCTTAGAGCATTTATAAGAATGCAAGAAATAGGTGTGAGGCCTAATGAATACACTTTTGCTGCAGTCATCTCCGGTTGTGCCAATCTTGCGAGAATTGAATGGGGTGAACAATTGCATGCCCACATGTTATCTCAGGGTCTAATGGGTTCTCCTTCAGTGGCCAATTCCATCATGACCATGTATTCAAAATGTGGACAGTTAATTTCAACTGCAATAGTGTTTCAAGAATTGACTCGAAGAGATATTGTTTCATGGAGCACAATAATTGCAGGATATTCTCAAGAAGGGTGTGCAGAAGAAGCATTTGAACACCTATCATGGATGAGAAGGGAAGGGCCAAAACCAAATGAATTTACTCTTGCTAGTGTACTGAGTGTTTGTGGAAACATGGCAATCCTTGAGCAAGGGAAGCAATTGCATGCCCATGCCTTGCATGTTGGGTTAGAAGAAACTGCAATGGTCCGAAGTTCATTAATCAATATGTATTCCAAATGTGGAAGCTTAAAGGAAGCTTCAAAAATCTTTGATGAGGCAGACGATGATGATATTGTGTCATGGACAGCTATGATTAATGGATATGCTGAAcatggacgcagccaggaagcCATTAATTTATTTGAGAAGATACCCCAGAATGGTTTGAGACCGGATTCTGTGACTTTCATTGGTGTTCTTACTGCTTGTAGTCATGCTGGACTAGTTGATCTTGGTTTCCATTACTTCAATTCAATGCGTAATGAATACCAAATTTACCCCTCAAAAGAGCACTATGGCTGCATGATTGATCTCCTTTGCCGAGCTGGACGATTAAGTGATGCAGAGAGCATGATTAAAAGCATGCCATTTCAGAAGGATGATGTTGTTTGGTCAACACTTCTTAGAGCATGCAGGGTGCATGGTGATGTTGATTGTGGAAGGCGTACTGCAGAAAAGATCCTTGAATTAGATCCCAATTGTGCAGCTACTCACATTACCTTGGCCAACATATATgctgccaaaggaaggtggaaTGAGGCTGCAAATGCAAGGAAGCAGATGAAATTAAAAGGGATAATAAAGGAACCAGGGTGGTCTTGGATTAAGGTCAAGGATAGAGTTTCAACATTCACATCTCGTGATCAGTCTCATCCCCAGGGTGAAGACATATATAAAATGCTTGATTTATTAGTCTCCAAGGCAGAAAAACCTGTTTTGGAAATAGATTCTCTAAATGATGCCAACTATTAG
- the LOC110601477 gene encoding lipid phosphate phosphatase epsilon 1, chloroplastic: protein MPFLEPSPNPIPTSNKEILFFSWAFFIYISDFTWLCFQLLEIPRNMMVTKALPFNPTFYRPSELHSLKPTSLLRFPNSRTVLFGVFGSKVRVSKTITELVKSSAFRSGDGQKKFKVFQHEAFVKGSTEFHPESMADELGATLNRLSKWVVAFMFGVVLLWRHDAASLWLAMGSVINVIICLRLKRILNQQRPVSTLKSDPGMPSSHAQSIFYIIGVCILSIIERYGTNGSTLMVAVLALACGSYVSWLRVSQQFHTTSQVVVGGAIGSIFSILWYWWWHAFLREAYMSFRWVRIIVAFGGLAYSLCLLSHVIRSCLTNRQ, encoded by the exons ATGCCATTTTTGGAACCTTCTCCCAACCCCATACCAACTTCCAACAAAGAGATCCTTTTTTTCTCCTGGGCTTTCTTCATATATATTTCGGATTTCACATGGTTATGTTTTCAACTCTTGGAAATCCCCAGGAACATGATGGTAACGAAAGCTCTTCCCTTCAATCCAACCTTCTATCGCCCTTCTGAGCTCCATTCTTTGAAACCCACTTCGCTTCTTCGATTTCCTAATTCAAGAACGGTCTTATTTGGTGTGTTTGGTTCCAAGGTTCGCGTGTCAAAGACTATAACCGAGTTGGTCAAAAGTTCTGCGTTTAGGAGTGGCGATGGTCAGAAAAAATTCAAAGTTTTTCAACACGAGGCTTTTGTGAAAGGCTCTACCGAGTTTCATCCTGAATCCATGGCTGATGAATTGGGGGCGACTCTCAATCGCCTG TCCAAATGGGTTGTAGCTTTCATGTTCGGTgttgttcttctatggaggcaCGATGCTGCATCATTGTGGCTTGCTATGGGATCTGTTATAAATGTTATCATCTGTTTAAGACTCAAACGGATATTAAACCAACAGAGACCCGTTTCCACATTGAAATCTGACCCAGGGATGCCATCTTCACATGCACAATCCATCTTCTACATTATAGGGGTTTGTATTCTGTCAA TTATAGAAAGGTATGGAACAAATGGAAGTACGTTGATGGTTGCTGTACTTGCATTGGCATGTGGGTCATATGTT TCATGGCTAAGGGTTTCACAACAATTTCACACGACAAGCCAAGTGGTTGTTGGCGGTGCTATTGGGTCGATTTTCTCGATTTTGTGGTATTGGTGGTGGCATGCCTTTTTGCGTGAAGCTTATATGTCCTTTCGGTGGGTTCGTATAATTGTTGCTTTTGGAGGTCTTGCCTACTCATTGTGTCTTCTTTCACATGTTATCCGTTCCTGCCTTACTAATCGACAAtaa